GGGCCGGAGGGGCGCCTGATGGAAGCGCTGCGCTATGCCGCGCTTGGTGGTGGGAAAAGGGTGCGCCCTTTTTTGACCCTGGCCAGCGCGGCGATGTTTAACGTCGAGGAAAGCCATGCCCTTCGTGTCGCCGCCGCGATCGAAATGGTGCATTGCTATTCCCTGGTCCATGATGACTTGCCGGCGATGGACGACGACGCTGTGCGCCGGGGCCGGGCGACGGTGCACATCCAATTCGACGAGGCCACCGCGATTTTGGCGGGCGACGCTTTGTTAACCCAGGCTTTCGAGGTGCTGGCCGACGCGGCGACCCACCCCGACGCGGCGGTGCGGGTGGAACTGGTCGGTGCGCTGGCCAAGGCGGCGGGCGCGTTCGGCATGGTGGGCGGCCAGATGTTGGATCTTCTCGCCGGTGATCGGGACCTCGCCCTCAGCGAAATTACGCGCTTGCAGAGGATGAAGACGGGAATGTTGATCGCGGTCGCCTGCGAGGCGGGCGGCATCATCGGCAAGGCGACCGAGGGGGCGCGTCATATGTTGCACGCCTATGCTCATGATCTCGGCCTAGCGTTTCAAATCGCCGACGATCTGCTCGACGTCGAGGGCGATGCCGAAACGGTGGGCAAGAAAACAGGTAAGGACGCCCAGCGGGGCAAAGCCACCTTCGTTTCCGCGTTGGGGGTGTCGCGCGCGCGCGAACAGGCGGAAATGCTCTCCCGCCAGGCGGTCGGGCATCTCGACGTCTTCGGCGAAAAAGCCGAACTTCTCAGAAAGTTGGCCGATTACGTCGTTGTCCGAGGCTCGTAATTCCCGCTGCTTTCTTCCGATCCGTGCGCTGGAAAAATCAAAAGTTGTCACAGGGCTTACATAAAGTGCTATGAGTTAGGAATGGTAGGTAACAAGCGCGCGTTCTCACGGTCGCCGCGCGGTCTTCTCCCAAGGAGCTTTCTTTGTCCAAACAGGCGATAACCATCGGGGCGACGCCATTGCTCGACGCCATTCGGTCTCCGGAAGATTTTCGCGGATTTTCGGTTGATGATCTGGTGCGTCTGGCCCGGGAAGTCCGCGAGGAAACGGTGCGCACCGTGTCGATCACCGGCGGGCATCTGGGGGCGTCGCTGGGCGTGGTCGAACTTTCCGTCGCCTTGCACCACGTGTTTGACACGCCCCACGATCGTCTGATCTGGGACGTCGGCCATCAATGTTATCCGCACAAAATTCTTACCGGTCGGCGCGATAAAATGCACACCCTGCGCCAGGGCGGCGGCCTGTCGGGTTTCACCAAGCGTTCGGAAAGTCCTTACGATCCGTTCGGCGCCGGGCATAGTTCGACCTCGATCTCCGCGGGCCTGGGGATGGCGGTAGCGCGCGATCTCGGCGGTGCGCAAGGTAACGTGATCGCGGTGATCGGCGACGGCGCGATGAGCGCCGGGATGGCCTTCGAGGCGATGAACAATGCGGGCTCCATGGATAGCCGCCTGATCGTCATTCTCAACGACAACGACATGTCGATCGCGCCGCCGGTAGGCGCCATGAGCGCGTATCTGTCGCGCCTGATTTCGTCGAAATCGTTCCGCTCGGTGCGCGAACTGGCGAAACAGATATCCAAGCGGCTGCCCAAGGGTCTGGAAGAAGCCGCACGCCGGGCCGAGGAATACGCCCGCGGTTTCGTTACCGGAGGCACCCTGTTCGAGGAAATGGGGTTTTACTACGTCGGCCCGATCGATGGGCACAACCTGGACCATCTGTTGCCGGTATTGAAAAACGTCCGCGACGATAAAGGCGCGGGGCCGGTCCTGATCCACGTCGTGACCCGCAAGGGCAACGGCTACGCCCCGGCGGAAAACGCCCCGGACAAGTATCATGGCGTCGGCAAGTTCGACGTCGTCACCGGTAAACAGGTCAAGGCCAAGCGCAACGCGCCGACCTATACCGAGGTCTTCGCCCGCG
This genomic window from Varunaivibrio sulfuroxidans contains:
- a CDS encoding polyprenyl synthetase family protein, translated to MDTFQRAMRSCAHKVEGVLDSLLPPDDGPEGRLMEALRYAALGGGKRVRPFLTLASAAMFNVEESHALRVAAAIEMVHCYSLVHDDLPAMDDDAVRRGRATVHIQFDEATAILAGDALLTQAFEVLADAATHPDAAVRVELVGALAKAAGAFGMVGGQMLDLLAGDRDLALSEITRLQRMKTGMLIAVACEAGGIIGKATEGARHMLHAYAHDLGLAFQIADDLLDVEGDAETVGKKTGKDAQRGKATFVSALGVSRAREQAEMLSRQAVGHLDVFGEKAELLRKLADYVVVRGS
- the dxs gene encoding 1-deoxy-D-xylulose-5-phosphate synthase, with the protein product MSKQAITIGATPLLDAIRSPEDFRGFSVDDLVRLAREVREETVRTVSITGGHLGASLGVVELSVALHHVFDTPHDRLIWDVGHQCYPHKILTGRRDKMHTLRQGGGLSGFTKRSESPYDPFGAGHSSTSISAGLGMAVARDLGGAQGNVIAVIGDGAMSAGMAFEAMNNAGSMDSRLIVILNDNDMSIAPPVGAMSAYLSRLISSKSFRSVRELAKQISKRLPKGLEEAARRAEEYARGFVTGGTLFEEMGFYYVGPIDGHNLDHLLPVLKNVRDDKGAGPVLIHVVTRKGNGYAPAENAPDKYHGVGKFDVVTGKQVKAKRNAPTYTEVFARALIAEGRADDRIVAVTAAMPTGTGVDAFAKEFPERVFDVGIAEQHAVTFSAGLAAEGYKPFCALYSTFLQRGYDQVVHDVVLQGLPVRFAIDRAGLVGADGATHAGAFDLAYLCCLPSMVVMAPADEGELMHAVATARAYDDGPSAFRYPRGEGVGVDLPERGHVLEIGRGRVVRRGSAVALLSLGTRLGAAREAADILAGHGLAISVADARFAKPIDHDLVRELARTHEVLITIEEGAQGGFGAHVLHFLANEGLLDGGLKMRTMTLPDHFMDHDAPGVQLEKAGLTARAIVAQVLETLGKDSVDAAHPARA